In a genomic window of Syntrophales bacterium:
- a CDS encoding thiamine pyrophosphate-binding protein, protein MNKTVIQYVLSRLSAIGINDIFGVPGDFAFPINDAICTDDRLRWIGNCNELNAAYAADGYARIRGAAALSTTYGVGELSAVNGIAGSYAEHLPVFHLVGMPSSGTKRSRSLVHHTFGNGQFDFFYHMTEPVVCGRAILTPDNCIGETERLIAAAFYNRRPVYMGFPADYANMPVNGSVPVVETRESDPSALEKAVDAIVDAVCRAGSACFLPGIIVSRCGLKESATDLVTASGLPFAAMIMDKSVLDETHPGYIGIYDGRLMNEEVREFVEGCDCIIEIGALMTDLSSGGFTARIDPAKSINIMLHHVRVGYAVYNNVEIRDVLAALAGRLPRRTDVKAPRVQGLDKPEGNPADKITSSYLYPRLERLLKPEDIVVVETGTASMGFAFARMPAGSTFHNQSLWGSIGWATPAAFGAALADPSRRAILVTGDGSHQLTAQEICMFHRYGLKPILFVINNNGYLIERLLCKDPGIYYNDLAQWHYHKLPEALGCEGWFAARATTCGELDDAVGKAEGCGSGAYIEVVMDTYDAPPLPRKFKNAS, encoded by the coding sequence ATGAATAAGACCGTGATTCAATATGTGCTTTCACGCCTCTCGGCCATCGGCATCAACGACATTTTCGGGGTGCCGGGAGACTTTGCCTTTCCGATTAACGACGCGATCTGCACGGACGACCGCCTCCGCTGGATCGGCAACTGCAACGAACTGAACGCCGCCTACGCGGCGGACGGATACGCCCGGATACGGGGCGCCGCCGCACTGAGCACCACCTACGGGGTAGGCGAGCTCAGCGCCGTCAACGGGATTGCCGGCTCCTATGCGGAGCACCTTCCGGTCTTTCACCTGGTGGGAATGCCATCGAGCGGGACCAAACGATCCCGAAGCCTGGTTCATCACACGTTCGGCAACGGCCAATTCGATTTTTTTTATCATATGACCGAGCCCGTGGTCTGCGGACGGGCGATCCTGACCCCGGACAACTGCATCGGTGAAACGGAGCGGCTGATTGCGGCGGCTTTCTACAACCGTCGACCGGTCTATATGGGCTTCCCGGCCGACTATGCGAACATGCCGGTGAACGGATCGGTTCCGGTCGTCGAGACCCGCGAAAGCGACCCATCCGCTCTCGAAAAGGCAGTAGACGCCATCGTCGACGCCGTGTGCCGCGCCGGCTCCGCCTGCTTCCTGCCGGGCATCATCGTTTCCCGCTGCGGACTGAAAGAATCCGCAACCGATCTGGTGACCGCATCGGGGCTGCCGTTTGCCGCCATGATCATGGACAAGTCCGTGCTGGATGAGACCCATCCGGGCTACATCGGCATCTATGACGGACGGCTCATGAACGAGGAGGTTCGCGAGTTTGTCGAGGGATGCGACTGCATCATCGAAATCGGCGCGCTCATGACGGACCTGAGTTCCGGTGGCTTCACCGCCAGGATCGACCCGGCAAAGAGTATCAACATCATGCTCCACCATGTTCGGGTGGGTTATGCCGTCTACAACAACGTGGAAATCAGGGATGTGCTGGCGGCGCTGGCGGGAAGGCTCCCCCGGCGCACAGATGTCAAAGCCCCGCGGGTCCAGGGTCTCGACAAGCCGGAAGGCAACCCGGCCGACAAAATCACCTCGTCCTACCTGTACCCGCGACTGGAACGGCTTTTGAAACCGGAAGACATCGTGGTGGTCGAAACGGGCACCGCGTCCATGGGGTTCGCGTTCGCCCGGATGCCGGCAGGCTCGACGTTTCACAACCAGTCCCTGTGGGGCTCCATCGGCTGGGCCACACCGGCCGCCTTCGGCGCCGCCCTGGCCGACCCGAGCCGGAGAGCCATCCTTGTCACCGGTGATGGCTCCCACCAGCTTACGGCCCAGGAGATCTGCATGTTCCACCGCTATGGACTGAAGCCGATCCTGTTCGTCATCAACAACAACGGATACCTGATCGAGCGGCTCCTCTGCAAGGACCCCGGCATATACTACAACGACCTGGCGCAATGGCATTATCACAAGCTGCCCGAGGCACTGGGGTGTGAGGGCTGGTTCGCCGCCCGTGCGACCACGTGCGGCGAGCTCGACGACGCCGTCGGAAAGGCGGAGGGATGCGGCAGCGGGGCCTACATCGAGGTCGTGATGGACACGTACGACGCGCCTCCCCTGCCGCGGAAATTCAAAAACGCTTCGTGA
- a CDS encoding amino acid ABC transporter ATP-binding protein, whose translation MIRFDAVHKWFKDLHVLNDINLHVKQGEVVVVCGPSGSGKSTLIRTINKLEPIQKGRLVVDGKDLSDRKTDINKLRAEIGFVFQQFNLYPHLTAIKNITLAPIKIRKLPKKQAEEEAMALLERVGLADRRDSYPSQLSGGQQQRVAIARGLAMKPKIMCFDEPTSALDPEMIGEVLQVMQGLAHTGMTLMVVTHEMGFAREVADRVIFMDYGVVLEEAAPEEFFRNPKHERAQLFLKEILSPMH comes from the coding sequence ATGATCCGGTTCGATGCCGTCCACAAGTGGTTCAAGGATCTGCACGTTCTCAATGACATCAATCTCCATGTGAAGCAGGGCGAGGTCGTCGTCGTCTGCGGCCCCTCGGGGTCGGGGAAGTCGACCCTCATCCGGACGATCAACAAGCTGGAGCCCATCCAGAAAGGCCGGCTTGTCGTCGACGGCAAGGACCTTTCAGACCGGAAGACGGACATCAACAAGCTCCGGGCTGAAATCGGCTTTGTCTTCCAGCAGTTCAATCTCTACCCCCACCTGACCGCCATCAAGAACATTACCCTGGCCCCCATCAAGATCCGCAAACTTCCGAAAAAGCAGGCGGAAGAGGAAGCGATGGCGCTCCTGGAGCGCGTGGGGCTGGCGGACCGTCGGGATTCCTATCCTTCCCAGCTCTCCGGCGGGCAGCAGCAGCGGGTGGCCATCGCCCGGGGGTTGGCCATGAAGCCCAAGATCATGTGCTTCGACGAGCCCACCTCGGCCCTGGACCCGGAAATGATCGGCGAGGTGCTCCAGGTCATGCAGGGGCTCGCCCACACGGGCATGACCCTGATGGTGGTCACCCACGAGATGGGGTTTGCCCGGGAAGTGGCGGACCGTGTCATCTTCATGGATTACGGGGTTGTTCTCGAAGAGGCTGCTCCGGAGGAGTTCTTCCGGAATCCAAAACATGAAAGGGCCCAGCTCTTCCTGAAAGAGATCCTGTCGCCCATGCACTAA
- a CDS encoding amino acid ABC transporter permease, producing the protein MEGGFDFTVIWTNIAHFMIGRYPSGPMGGVLLTLYLAIVSLFLSFLGGMILGLMCVVRNPLIRYPTLAVVNLVRGIPLLLVIFWMYFLLPFVMGRTMPEAWTVIAALSIFTSAYMSQIVQAGIEGIPKGQTEAALSTGLHPWMAMVFIILPQALRNMIPSFVNQFVSMIKDTSLAFIVGVSELTHVATQVNNRTMIYPAEIFLFISVVYFIICFAFTTLSRWLEKRLALAGR; encoded by the coding sequence GTGGAAGGGGGCTTTGACTTCACCGTAATCTGGACCAACATCGCCCATTTCATGATCGGCCGCTACCCCAGTGGGCCCATGGGCGGGGTGCTCCTGACGCTCTACCTGGCGATCGTGTCCCTCTTCCTGTCCTTTCTCGGAGGCATGATCCTGGGGCTGATGTGCGTGGTCCGGAATCCGCTGATCCGTTACCCTACCCTGGCGGTGGTCAACCTGGTTCGGGGAATCCCGCTTCTGCTCGTGATCTTCTGGATGTATTTCCTCCTGCCCTTCGTCATGGGACGGACGATGCCGGAGGCCTGGACGGTCATTGCGGCCCTCTCGATCTTCACGTCCGCCTACATGTCCCAGATCGTCCAGGCAGGGATCGAGGGGATCCCGAAAGGGCAGACCGAAGCGGCTCTCTCGACAGGTCTTCACCCCTGGATGGCCATGGTTTTTATCATCCTGCCCCAGGCCCTGCGGAACATGATCCCGTCGTTCGTCAACCAGTTCGTCTCCATGATCAAGGACACCTCACTGGCGTTCATTGTCGGTGTGTCCGAACTGACCCACGTGGCCACACAGGTGAACAACCGGACCATGATCTACCCGGCGGAAATCTTCTTGTTCATCTCCGTCGTCTATTTCATCATCTGTTTTGCCTTCACGACCTTGTCGAGGTGGTTGGAGAAGAGGCTGGCCCTTGCGGGCCGTTGA
- a CDS encoding ABC transporter substrate-binding protein translates to MKRTAVWLMAVLFFVALCGAAAAADTLADAKKKGVFVCGVKDSTPGFGYIDEKSRDIVGYDVDFCRAIAKKMGVRLELKPVTSASRIPQLIAGNIDMIAATMTKTADRAKQIDFSYTYFFTGQKFITRKGEVKKLQDLAGKRIGTAKGSTSEQNAKKALPTATILSFDDYPQAFLALQQGKVAAVTTDESILANILDKAPDKTKYEIPDIQISDEPYGLGMRKGDKNLVDFVNKTIVEMEKKGEAKKIFDKWFGPKGMAFHMARTFKITTKKEPWEK, encoded by the coding sequence ATGAAAAGGACGGCGGTATGGTTGATGGCGGTGCTTTTCTTCGTGGCCCTCTGTGGTGCGGCTGCAGCGGCCGACACGCTGGCGGACGCGAAGAAGAAGGGCGTCTTCGTCTGCGGCGTGAAGGATTCCACGCCCGGGTTCGGTTACATCGATGAAAAAAGCCGGGACATCGTCGGTTATGACGTCGATTTCTGCCGGGCCATTGCGAAGAAGATGGGCGTCAGGCTGGAACTGAAACCCGTCACCTCGGCCTCGCGGATCCCCCAGCTCATCGCCGGCAACATCGACATGATCGCCGCCACGATGACCAAAACGGCGGATCGGGCCAAGCAGATCGACTTCAGCTACACCTACTTCTTCACCGGGCAGAAGTTCATCACCCGGAAGGGAGAGGTGAAGAAGCTGCAGGACCTGGCGGGCAAGAGAATCGGAACCGCCAAGGGCTCGACCTCCGAGCAGAACGCCAAGAAGGCCCTGCCGACGGCGACCATCCTGTCCTTCGACGATTATCCCCAGGCTTTCCTGGCCCTGCAGCAGGGCAAGGTCGCGGCGGTGACCACCGACGAGTCGATCCTGGCCAACATCCTGGACAAGGCCCCGGACAAGACCAAGTACGAGATCCCCGACATCCAGATCTCCGACGAGCCCTATGGTCTCGGCATGCGGAAGGGGGACAAGAACCTGGTCGACTTCGTGAACAAGACGATCGTGGAGATGGAGAAGAAGGGCGAGGCGAAGAAGATCTTCGACAAGTGGTTCGGACCCAAGGGGATGGCCTTCCACATGGCTCGCACTTTCAAGATTACGACGAAGAAAGAGCCCTGGGAGAAGTAA
- a CDS encoding amino acid ABC transporter permease has product MFSYQFDWSVVTSGQYFEWLVSGLKITLELSVWSIVLSFLLGLIIAVMRMSNVRPILWFSHAYLEFFRNTPLLVQIFFWYFGSYQVLPKAVNDWLNSVNFEFAAAVIALTIYTSAFIAEDIRSGVRSIPKEQMEAARSSGFSYIRSMLFIVLPQAVRLTIPPLINQFLNVTKNSSLAMTIGVAEITYQARQVESYTFKGFEAFTAATLVYLILSLVIAGMMTIYNRKVLSPMMGGK; this is encoded by the coding sequence GTGTTCAGCTATCAGTTCGACTGGTCGGTCGTCACTTCGGGCCAGTATTTCGAGTGGCTCGTGTCGGGGCTCAAGATCACCCTTGAGCTCTCCGTCTGGTCGATTGTCCTTTCCTTTCTACTGGGCCTGATCATTGCCGTCATGAGGATGAGCAATGTCAGGCCCATTCTCTGGTTTTCCCACGCGTACCTGGAATTCTTCCGCAACACTCCGCTCCTGGTCCAGATCTTCTTCTGGTACTTCGGCTCCTATCAGGTCCTGCCAAAGGCCGTGAACGACTGGCTCAACAGCGTCAATTTCGAGTTCGCCGCGGCGGTCATCGCGCTCACCATCTACACATCCGCCTTTATCGCCGAGGACATCCGATCCGGTGTCCGCTCCATCCCGAAGGAGCAGATGGAAGCGGCCCGCAGCTCCGGTTTTTCGTATATCCGCTCCATGCTGTTCATTGTCCTGCCCCAGGCGGTCCGGCTGACGATTCCGCCCCTGATCAACCAGTTCCTCAACGTGACAAAGAACTCGTCCCTGGCCATGACGATCGGGGTGGCGGAGATTACCTACCAGGCGAGGCAGGTGGAGAGTTACACCTTCAAGGGCTTTGAGGCGTTCACGGCGGCGACGCTGGTCTACCTGATCCTGTCGCTGGTCATCGCCGGGATGATGACGATCTACAACCGGAAGGTTCTCAGTCCCATGATGGGAGGGAAGTGA
- a CDS encoding hotdog domain-containing protein produces MKKIMDDSRPPTHVVTRLVKSEDLNHHGTLFAGRNAEWFVEAGFIAAAGITSPANVLCVNIHGLVFKKPVPSGSIIRYESRIVKAGRTSLLAYIQVFLQNDMRLLVDGFLTFVHVDREGRPFPHGVSVPETQENRPILERFRTISA; encoded by the coding sequence ATGAAAAAAATCATGGACGATTCCAGGCCTCCCACCCATGTCGTCACCCGGCTTGTCAAGAGCGAGGACCTGAACCATCACGGCACCCTCTTCGCGGGCCGGAACGCCGAGTGGTTCGTGGAGGCGGGTTTCATCGCCGCCGCGGGCATCACCTCCCCGGCGAACGTCCTGTGCGTCAACATCCACGGCCTGGTGTTCAAGAAGCCCGTGCCCAGCGGCTCCATCATCCGCTACGAGAGCCGCATCGTGAAGGCCGGGCGGACCAGCCTCCTGGCCTACATCCAGGTGTTCCTGCAGAACGATATGAGGCTGCTCGTGGACGGCTTCCTGACCTTCGTCCACGTGGACCGGGAGGGACGGCCGTTTCCCCACGGTGTCTCCGTCCCGGAGACCCAGGAAAACCGCCCCATCCTGGAGCGGTTCCGCACCATTTCCGCGTGA
- the gcvPB gene encoding aminomethyl-transferring glycine dehydrogenase subunit GcvPB, whose translation MELIFEKSRPGRQATTIPVSDVPTSPLEEWIDPDLLRGDVDLPEVAEVDLIRHYTALSRRNFGVDLGFYPLGSCTMKYNPKLNEETARLSGFANLHPYAPDAFAQGTLQLLFELKQALAEIFGMADFALQPAAGAHGELTGVMMIKKHFEKRGEKRTRILIPDSAHGTNPASGALCGYSVTTVRSNGEGGVDLDHLRSLMTEEVAGLMLTNPNTLGLFERNIAAVASIVHEQGGLLYGDGANANAFLGIARPGDLGFDVIQLNLHKTFSTPHGCGGPGSGPVGVSKELIPFLPVPRVVLTNAGYRWDSEAPDTIGRVRAFYGNAGVMVKAYTYIRTLGAAGLRHVAETAVLNANYVKARLEPHFDLPYPRTCMHECVFSGRRQVRESGVHTSDMAKRLLDYGFHPPTIYFPLIVPEAIMIEPGETESIETLDAFCDAMIAIAGEARENPDQVRSAPLTTPVRRLDEVKAARDPDVVWKRSSTETSA comes from the coding sequence ATGGAACTGATTTTTGAAAAGAGCCGGCCCGGCAGGCAGGCAACGACCATTCCGGTGAGCGACGTCCCGACATCGCCCCTGGAGGAATGGATCGACCCGGACCTGCTGCGGGGCGACGTGGACCTTCCGGAGGTGGCGGAGGTGGATCTGATCCGCCACTACACGGCCCTCTCCCGTCGCAACTTCGGCGTCGACCTGGGGTTCTACCCTCTGGGATCCTGCACCATGAAGTACAATCCCAAGCTCAATGAGGAAACGGCCAGGCTGTCCGGTTTCGCCAACCTCCATCCGTACGCCCCGGACGCCTTCGCCCAGGGCACCCTGCAACTCCTTTTCGAATTGAAACAGGCGCTCGCCGAAATCTTCGGCATGGCCGACTTCGCCCTCCAGCCCGCCGCGGGCGCTCATGGAGAGCTGACGGGCGTCATGATGATCAAGAAGCACTTCGAGAAACGGGGCGAAAAGCGAACGAGGATCCTGATCCCCGATTCCGCCCACGGCACGAACCCCGCCTCGGGAGCCCTCTGCGGCTACTCCGTGACAACGGTCCGATCCAACGGCGAGGGCGGCGTGGACCTGGACCATCTGCGGTCCCTCATGACGGAGGAAGTCGCCGGGCTCATGCTGACGAACCCGAACACCCTGGGGCTCTTCGAGCGGAACATCGCCGCCGTCGCCTCGATCGTCCACGAACAGGGGGGACTCCTCTACGGAGATGGCGCCAACGCCAACGCCTTCCTGGGCATAGCCCGACCGGGAGATCTCGGATTCGACGTGATCCAGCTCAACCTGCACAAGACCTTCTCGACGCCCCACGGTTGCGGGGGGCCCGGAAGCGGACCCGTCGGGGTTTCAAAGGAACTGATCCCCTTCCTGCCCGTTCCCCGGGTCGTCCTGACCAATGCAGGCTACCGGTGGGATTCCGAAGCACCGGACACCATCGGTCGCGTCCGGGCCTTTTACGGCAACGCGGGCGTCATGGTGAAGGCCTATACGTACATCCGGACCCTCGGGGCGGCGGGGCTCCGGCACGTCGCCGAAACAGCGGTCCTGAACGCCAACTACGTGAAGGCACGCCTCGAACCCCATTTCGACCTCCCGTACCCGCGGACCTGCATGCATGAATGCGTCTTCTCCGGTCGCCGCCAGGTCCGGGAGAGCGGCGTTCACACCTCGGACATGGCCAAGCGCCTCCTGGACTACGGCTTCCACCCGCCCACCATCTATTTTCCCCTGATCGTTCCCGAGGCGATCATGATCGAGCCGGGCGAGACGGAAAGCATCGAAACCCTGGACGCCTTCTGCGATGCCATGATCGCCATCGCCGGGGAGGCCCGGGAAAATCCGGACCAGGTCCGCTCGGCCCCGCTCACGACACCGGTCCGCCGCCTCGACGAGGTGAAGGC
- a CDS encoding nuclear transport factor 2 family protein: MKTASNIRKNRLPLTLLSAFLFLAVALAAPPAAVAASSRTADEAMLTFDRFIDLYIKKDLKGVMALHDDSVTAIGTNLDEQFIGREAMSRAYARDFARIDKIKSIGWSVLSSGAQGSVAWVAADLRISCIIGGADRNIGGRLTAVLRKKGKSWLIVQTHYSLPADRIVRMDAMVTFGQIDVNSDGKISFEEIKIWIRDITPEAFRNADRNGDGYLNREEYELLRKK, encoded by the coding sequence ATGAAAACGGCATCGAACATCCGGAAAAACCGGCTACCTCTGACCCTTCTTTCCGCCTTCCTGTTCCTGGCGGTCGCCCTGGCCGCCCCGCCGGCTGCCGTCGCGGCCTCCTCCAGGACTGCCGACGAAGCCATGCTCACGTTCGACCGGTTCATTGACCTCTATATCAAGAAGGATCTGAAAGGGGTCATGGCCCTTCACGACGACAGCGTCACGGCCATCGGTACGAACCTCGACGAGCAGTTCATCGGCCGGGAGGCGATGAGCAGGGCCTACGCCCGGGACTTCGCCCGCATCGACAAGATCAAGTCGATCGGCTGGTCCGTCCTGTCCTCCGGGGCACAGGGATCCGTTGCCTGGGTAGCCGCGGATCTCAGAATTTCCTGCATCATTGGCGGCGCTGACCGGAACATCGGCGGCCGCCTGACAGCGGTCCTCCGGAAGAAAGGCAAGAGCTGGCTGATCGTTCAGACCCACTACTCCCTGCCGGCGGACCGGATCGTACGGATGGACGCCATGGTCACCTTCGGGCAGATCGACGTCAACAGTGATGGCAAGATCAGCTTCGAGGAAATCAAGATCTGGATCCGGGACATCACCCCCGAGGCCTTCCGGAATGCCGACCGGAACGGCGATGGGTACCTGAACCGGGAGGAGTACGAGCTCCTTCGAAAGAAGTAG
- the gcvPA gene encoding aminomethyl-transferring glycine dehydrogenase subunit GcvPA, giving the protein MEYVPHTEQDRRRMLETIGVASVEDLFSDIPEPFRLKAPLNLPPPLAEQEAFSILEEIASRNRPGRIVLAGAGAYRHYIPAVVGHVTGRSEFYTAYTPYQAEISQGILQAIYEYQTMIAGLTGMRVANASMYDGASAVAEAAVLAAKTLGRNRIVAARSVHPEYRRVLSTYAWANGYDVAEVPFGADGRVDGKALREAVDERTAAVVLQSPNFFGVIEDLSDLEPAVHRHGALLVAGFTEALSLGLLKPPGASGADIVAGEGQSFGNPMAYGGPYLGIFAASEKLLRKIPGRLAGATVDRDGKRAFVLTLQTREQHIRREKATSNICSNEALCALAASVYLASLGKNLKKLAELNAWKALFLKDLLLGLPGWKPIFSGPVFNEFVLRSPDPRGANEALEREGIVGGFELGREYPELEGCLLFCATEMLSRGDMERAAEILAGARNSDS; this is encoded by the coding sequence ATGGAATACGTGCCCCACACAGAGCAGGACCGGCGGCGGATGCTGGAGACCATCGGCGTCGCCTCGGTGGAGGATCTGTTTTCCGACATCCCGGAACCTTTCCGCCTGAAGGCCCCCCTGAACCTGCCGCCGCCCCTGGCGGAGCAGGAGGCCTTCTCCATTCTGGAGGAGATAGCATCCCGGAATCGTCCGGGCCGCATCGTCCTCGCCGGGGCGGGCGCTTACCGGCACTACATTCCCGCCGTCGTGGGCCACGTAACGGGCCGTTCCGAATTTTACACCGCCTACACGCCCTACCAGGCGGAGATCAGCCAGGGCATTCTCCAGGCCATCTACGAATACCAGACCATGATCGCCGGCCTGACGGGAATGCGGGTGGCCAACGCATCCATGTACGACGGTGCCTCCGCCGTCGCGGAAGCGGCGGTCCTGGCCGCCAAGACCCTGGGACGGAACCGGATCGTCGCGGCCCGCTCCGTCCACCCCGAGTATCGCCGGGTACTCTCCACCTACGCCTGGGCGAACGGGTACGATGTGGCGGAGGTCCCTTTCGGCGCCGACGGCCGGGTCGACGGGAAAGCGCTGCGGGAAGCCGTCGACGAACGGACGGCGGCAGTCGTTCTCCAATCCCCCAACTTCTTCGGGGTCATCGAGGACCTCTCCGATCTCGAGCCGGCGGTCCATCGCCACGGCGCGCTCCTCGTCGCCGGATTCACCGAGGCCCTGTCGCTGGGTCTCCTGAAGCCCCCCGGGGCATCGGGGGCGGACATCGTCGCGGGAGAGGGGCAGAGCTTCGGCAACCCCATGGCCTACGGAGGCCCCTACCTGGGGATCTTCGCCGCCTCGGAAAAGCTGCTGCGCAAGATTCCGGGGCGCCTCGCCGGGGCCACGGTGGATCGGGACGGGAAACGCGCCTTCGTCCTGACCCTCCAGACAAGGGAGCAGCACATCCGCCGGGAGAAGGCCACCTCCAACATATGCTCCAATGAGGCGCTATGCGCTCTCGCCGCCTCGGTCTATCTCGCAAGCCTGGGGAAGAACCTGAAAAAGCTGGCCGAGCTGAATGCCTGGAAAGCCCTCTTCCTGAAGGATCTTCTCCTCGGGTTGCCGGGCTGGAAGCCCATCTTCAGCGGCCCCGTGTTCAACGAATTCGTGCTCCGCAGCCCGGACCCCCGGGGCGCCAATGAGGCCCTCGAAAGGGAGGGGATCGTCGGTGGCTTCGAGCTGGGGCGGGAATACCCGGAGCTGGAGGGCTGCCTGCTCTTCTGTGCAACGGAGATGCTCTCCAGGGGTGATATGGAAAGAGCGGCGGAGATTCTGGCCGGCGCTCGGAACTCCGACTCATAA
- the gcvT gene encoding glycine cleavage system aminomethyltransferase GcvT encodes MNRTPLFSRHEALKARIIDFGGWAMPVQYTNVIEEHHATRERVTLFDTCHMGEIDVSGPDALPFLQMALTRDLAPLETGQMRLSLLVNEKGGILDDLTVYRFGMDRYRLVTNASTREKDCRWLLNLRERTGHQVDIIDRSDAIGKIDIQGPRAEGILQELVPVLLKPLSYYTFLETSVGSVPAVISRSGYTGEDGFEVYMASEEAGSVWDLLLDTGRVQGIRPAGLGARDTLRLEAGMMLYGNEMCEGVTPYEVVYGWLVNLEKDFVGRDALARQKQEGIRRKLVGFRMEDRGIARHGYQVFRDGAVIGDVTSGTFAPTLQRAVGLAFVPPDCREPGTPLTILIRQSEARATVVPLPFYRKEKKNEFYNTFL; translated from the coding sequence ATGAACAGAACCCCTCTCTTCAGCCGCCATGAAGCCCTCAAGGCCCGGATCATCGATTTCGGGGGCTGGGCCATGCCGGTCCAGTACACTAACGTCATCGAAGAGCACCATGCAACACGGGAGCGGGTTACCCTGTTCGACACCTGTCACATGGGCGAGATCGACGTATCGGGCCCCGATGCACTGCCGTTCCTCCAGATGGCTCTGACCCGCGACCTGGCCCCGCTCGAGACGGGCCAGATGCGCCTTAGCCTTCTTGTGAATGAGAAGGGCGGGATCCTGGACGACCTGACGGTATACCGTTTCGGCATGGACCGGTACCGGCTGGTGACCAACGCCTCCACCCGGGAAAAGGATTGCCGCTGGCTCCTGAATCTGCGGGAACGAACGGGTCACCAGGTCGACATCATCGATCGGAGCGACGCCATCGGCAAGATCGACATCCAGGGACCCCGGGCGGAGGGGATTCTTCAGGAACTCGTTCCGGTTCTTCTCAAGCCGCTGTCCTATTACACGTTCCTGGAAACGTCCGTCGGGTCCGTCCCGGCTGTGATCTCCCGGAGCGGCTACACCGGCGAGGACGGCTTCGAAGTCTATATGGCGTCGGAAGAGGCGGGGAGCGTCTGGGACCTCCTTCTCGACACCGGCCGGGTTCAGGGGATCCGGCCTGCCGGGCTGGGCGCCCGCGACACGCTTCGCCTGGAAGCGGGGATGATGCTCTACGGGAACGAGATGTGCGAGGGCGTCACCCCTTACGAGGTCGTCTATGGCTGGCTGGTGAACCTCGAGAAGGACTTCGTCGGCCGCGACGCCCTGGCCAGGCAGAAGCAGGAAGGAATTCGCCGCAAACTGGTGGGATTCCGGATGGAAGACCGGGGGATCGCCCGCCACGGATACCAGGTCTTCCGGGACGGCGCGGTCATCGGCGACGTAACCTCCGGCACCTTTGCGCCGACCCTGCAACGGGCCGTGGGATTGGCCTTCGTCCCTCCCGATTGCCGCGAGCCGGGAACCCCGCTCACGATCCTGATCCGGCAGAGCGAGGCCCGGGCGACCGTGGTCCCGCTTCCCTTCTACCGGAAGGAAAAGAAAAACGAATTCTACAACACCTTTCTATAA
- the gcvH gene encoding glycine cleavage system protein GcvH: MAKPNPTDRRYSREHEWALAGPDGTVTVGITDYAQEMLTDIVFVELPQTGRKVRQAEAFAVVESVKSVSDIYAPVSGEVIAINSELESRPELVNQDAFGEGWIARIKMDDPSELDGLMDAAAYSEMILQEPH; this comes from the coding sequence ATGGCCAAACCGAATCCGACGGATCGCAGATACTCCCGGGAGCACGAATGGGCCCTCGCGGGGCCTGACGGAACGGTCACGGTGGGCATCACCGACTATGCCCAGGAGATGTTGACGGACATCGTCTTTGTAGAGCTGCCGCAGACGGGCAGAAAGGTCCGCCAGGCGGAGGCCTTCGCCGTGGTGGAATCGGTGAAATCCGTCTCCGACATCTACGCCCCCGTAAGCGGCGAGGTCATCGCCATCAATTCCGAACTGGAAAGCAGGCCCGAGCTGGTCAACCAGGACGCCTTCGGCGAGGGGTGGATCGCCAGGATCAAAATGGACGATCCGTCGGAACTGGACGGGCTGATGGACGCGGCGGCGTACAGCGAGATGATCCTGCAGGAACCACACTAG